The genomic segment atgggggataggtgaagGATGGGGGATAGGAGTAGGATGGGGGAATGGTTGTGGGGCGGTGTGCCAGTTGCCACAAAACGCTGTCCATCTGTCTTCTGGCCTCATACTGCTGGTCGGGTGATAAGCGTTCCAGCGCAGGTAACAACGACACAAGATAGTGATGCATCGGACTCATTTGTGTCGTCAacaccgccccctcctgaagacgacgcgaatgatcctccacagatgcaaccctatttgtgatccccgccaaggactcatacatgagccttgtgAGGTCTTCGTAGTTAGCCTGGCGGCTCCTACCTGACCTCTGGCGACGCATGAGGGCCTCAAAAAGTGGTGCCATGGTTGCCATCGTTACGTCGCCAGAGGGCACAAGTAGGGGAACATGGTGTTCCTGACAAGCAGTAGGAGCAGGGCGAGAGGGACCCGCGGCGGCTTGCTCTTCAGGGACCGCCTCCTGAGGAACTTCGGGCGCAAGAGTGCTGCTTGATGTTCtgtgaagcaaagaaaaaaataaatttagaatttttaatgGATGGGAGAAACAGTCGGATAGAGGTTTAGCAAAGAGACTTCTGAAACGACATAGGAGGTTACATTCCAAAAAATAGagaaacatactgtacataaataGAGGCCATGAATTAAATGATTTTTCAaggaagtgtctatgtacagtatagcctTTTTTTTGGAAAACAACTTCTAATGAAAAAATCGGAAGCACACATTGCTACTCTCTACTACACTAAATACAATGTGAATGTCGAAGACAAAGTCCCAAATGACAGTCTGTCTGGGCCATACACCTagtttgaaattatttttttttagagacaCCAAATACCTTACCTTCGCATCTCAAGGGTccttcgtaggaaccccaaggcGGCAGAATAGCGGTATACGTGTCTTGAGGCTCCTCCTGACCCACTCGGGCGCCGAAGTTCCTCATTAAAGGCCTTCTTGTAGCGGTCCCTGATTGAGCGCCACCGAACCATGATCGTGTCTCCTAGaaagaaataaatcaaattaGGATGTATAATTAAAATAAGTGATTTAATCAAAGTTGGTTTACAATTGTACTTTAAACAGCCACAATAAGaaaacaaaatttttaaaaaaaaattaagtggcgcttataataaaattatactgtaaaccacttttgataaaaaaaattttttacgtgTATGTCTGCTATCTACAAATATATTTATACTTACGGCATTGGCCCTGTTGCCTTTCTCGGAGGTCATCCCAGTTGGGGACAATGGCCGCACAGATCTCGTTCCAGAGGAGCCGTGTAAGATGATGGTCTGCATGGCggcggtcggtgtggtcccacaACGGTGTACGTTCCTCCACCATAtggatgaggaggtcattgtcaatataaaatctttcaacgtcctcctcatgccttctggtggaggtttgggatccctaaaagaagaaaaaaaaatagaataaattttttttggaatatttgaaaaaaaaaaaatagaaaaattaaaataatttacaaTACTCACACGACCACGACCGCCACGTGCTCCACGGCGTCCTCTGGAAGATCTTTGATGACCTCTCTCACTGGCAACAGGacgatatatacatatatactcaacaaatgacgaggcagcaatTCCATCTTTTGTTGCCAGGGTGACGAGCACAAAACTTTTTTCCCAGCAACGTATCGGccaactcaatgaggcctttgtcaagcttgacaaaggcctcattgagaaggccgAAACATTGctgcaaaaaattttttggggtcatcaacctgtcaccaaaagctggaagtgctgcctcgtcatttgttgagTACGTATCGTGGGGGAGAAGCCTACCTCTGTGAGGAATTTCAGCCAGTGCACGTGGTCTGAttgtgctgctgcggtatttgtgattttatatatatatatatatatatatatatattaaaaaaaaatacaggcataaaaaattttgaaaaatataaACTAAAAATTAACAAACCGTTTCTCCTCCACCCCCAACTTCCTCCTCCCCTCTTCCTCTGGTTCTGGCTTGAGCAGGAGAACTCTCCTCCATAGAGTCTGACtgataaacaaagaaaaaaataattaatgtaataataaaagaaatataCAGTTTGGAATGCTAAGGAACTTTACATACCACATCCTGGAGGTGTCGTGATCGTGGAGGAGAGCTCCCGGCCTCGCTCGCAGAAGAAgatgtgcctttaaaaaaaaaaaaaaaaaggtgaatattCGAACTTTAATAAACAGACATACCGACGAAAAAAATACTTActggtcatattttttttctggctggctggctggctggctggcaggctgctggctggctggctgctggctGGCtatctggctggctggctggcaggctgctggctggctggctggctgtctggctggctggctaatttttttttttgatcagtcaaaaaaaaatatttgacaggTTGTCATATTGTTGAACGAAAAAATACTACTCctattatattacctgcaacccctatgccacagtacataggggtatgcagttaatataagtacacagtggatgctaggagtagcagcagacaggactactactcctaacatgcactgggtagttatattacctgcaacccctatgccacagtacataggggtatgcagttaatataagtacacagtggatgctaggagtagcagtagacaggactactactcctaacatgcactgggtagttatattacctgcaacccccatgctacagtacataggggtatgcagttaatataagtacacagtggatgctaggagtagcagcagacaggactactactcctaacatgcactgggtagttatataaCCTGCAACCcccatgctacagtacataggggtatgcagttaatataagtacacagtggatgctaggagtagcagtagacaggactactactcctaacatgcactgggtagttatattacctgcaacccccatgctacagtacataggggtatgcagttaatataagtacacagtggatgctaggagtagcagcagacaggactactactcctaacatgcactgggtagttatataaCCTGCAACCcccatgctacagtacataggggtatgcagttaatataagtacacagtggatgctaggagtagcagtagacaggactactactcctaacatgcactgggtagttatattacctgcaacccccatgctacagtacataggggtatgcagttaatataagtacacagtggatgctaggagtagcagcagacaggactactactcctaacatgcactgggtagttatataaCCTGCAACCcccatgctacagtacataggggtatgcagttaatataagtacacagtggatgctaggagtagcagcagacaggactactactcctaacatgcactgggtactgacagctcctatgtacttatagctcctatgaataagtacataggagctgtttatATGAGTTATTTCAGTCATAATACAAGATATACTCACCTTCTATGGCTTGCACCCGACTCCCTCGCAGGCTGGATCCAGACAGGATGGCGCGAAACTTGCTCCTCCTCTATCCGACGCAGGCGCAGACAGGATATCCGGATCAGTCGATGCGTCATTCTCCGGAAGATTTAaagtcggatccgtccttaataCAAATCAATGGGacttaaggacggatccggcgttaCGGCTAATGATACGGCTTTTGAGACGGAGAAGAAAAttatgcatgctacggtttttcatTTCGACGGAAACGTCGAAAAGACtgaagcggagccatcctgatgcatcctgaaggacggactctccattcagaatgcatggggataaaactgatcagttcttttccggatttgagcccctaggacggaactcaacgccggaaaagaaaaacgcaagtgtgaaagtacccttacgtaTGTTATATTCTgtaaggattaataaatactgtgttatttATACTtattgtgtaacgtgtggttactagcggtagtcAGTAAGGCGcacgcagctagtttagtgattaacgtaaggcaatcagtagcgatttgttgttaattaaggcataaataggcggagtcatcaatagacaacTTCAcgtctatttatgaatattaattattgagatttgcataaatatcaataattaatatcccctttaacacatACAGACAGGAGGCTCCTATAATCTTCTAAATCTGTGCAGAAACAGTtctttttatcaggctcaggatcacAGCTAGCTCTGACATTCCCCCATCTTCTGTGTCTTTATTACTAGGGACAGAGCTTGCccaacaacaggcagtggactgcaaattccctggaagtgagacccctagtggccatgattttacagcttttttcaggtggatgcaagcATATTTAATACATGAAGTGaattagaaatttgctagttacaccattctctattaaatgaaattgtgcgaaagtacagtgactgctgCTTTCATTTTAGTGTCATACGTGccgatatttacatgggacatttAATCAGACAGTAATACCCCCAAACCACTTGATACTGTCCATTTGCGGCCCAATTTCTTTGATTGTCCTGGAAAAATAGGGACTTTTTCATGGCATGCAGTGTATAGTTGCAGCTGTTTGTGTATTTATAGTCAGAAAACTCACATTTACCCTTTACAAGAAGGTCCTCCTCTATGTGGTGCTTCTAATAAACAGGAAAGTTGTATTACATGACTGATAAAATAATATTCTctatgaagaaaagtttaagcTTCAGGTTGAAAGTGAGCAAATATCTGCTCAATTCCATTTTGCTGACAATgggcagcaaaacagaaaaatacatatcGAGGATAATTTAGGTGAATCCATTATCCTTTTCTATTCTATAATGCAGCAAACTGACAGAAAATTAGAAAATAGATTAATTAGTTTACTCTGTCCAGATATGAGCATAAAACTCCATGTGTGATTCTGATATTATGTAGATTCAACAACCTCCACCTACAGTTGGTGCCTTGCCTCCACAAAAAAGTAGAAAATCTACCAGCGCAGTCAATGTCTCACTCTGCTGAAATGAGTGTAACGaaattccccctttctatgcaatctaatgctccgtgaactgcgatccctgtgataataattcatgtaGCAGCCGGCGCACTGCACACAGTGCTTTTACTTCCGGCGGCTGCTACATgaattatcacagggatcgcaggtcagtgaatgttacggagcattagattgcatagaaagggggaatataaatgtaattttaactcctaaggcctctttcacacttgcgttgtccggatccggcgtgtactccacttgccgaaaTTACACGCCGgaaccggaaaaacgcaagtgtactgaaagcatttgaagacggatccgtcttcaaaatgctttcagtgttactttggcagccaggacgctattaaagtcctggttgccatagtaggagcgggggagcggtatacttacagtccgcgcggctcccggggcgctccagaatgacgtcagagcgccccatgcgcatggatgacgtgccatgcgatcacgtgatccatgcgcttggcgcgccctgacgtcactctggagcgccccgggagccgtacggacggtaagtatgctgctccccgctacactttaccatggctgccaggactttagcgtcccggcagccatggtaaccattcagaaaaagctaaacgtcggatccggcaatgcgccgaaacgacgtttagcttaaggccggatccggatcaatgcctttcaatggccaTTAATTCCGGAtatggccttgcggcaagtcttcgggatttttggccggagcaaaaagcgcagcatgctgcagtattttctccggccaaaaaacgtgccgttccggaactgaagacatcctgatgcatcctgaacggatttcactccattcagaatgcattaggataaaactgatcaggattcttccggcatagagccccgacgacggaactctatgccggaagaaaagaacgcaggtgtgaaagagccctaagactcctgtgcccaaccttctgtctcccagggaagcacgagTCAGAAGCACAGCCCGTCTTTACTAATGGATGGATGGCtcttagcaacgctcttttgaagagtgctgctaaggaccatttcagccccagttttctaccaaaaataaacgttttggctaaataaagtctattgcaaaattgttacctatcacttgccctacaaaaaaaaataaaaaaaaataatgagttatcctttaaccccttaaggacactgccttatttcaccttaaggaccaggccattttttgcaaatctgaccagtgtcactttaagtggtgataactttaaaacactttgacttatccaggccattttgagattgttttttggtcacatattgtacttcatgacactggtaaaatgaagtaaaaaaatgtcatttttatttataaaaaaataccaaatttaccaaaaatgaagtaaaaaatttcaaatttccaagtttcaatttctctacttctataatacatagtaatacctacaaaaatagttattactttacattccccatatgtctacttcatgtgtggatcaatttgggaatgatattttatttttgggggatgttacaaggcttagaagtttagaagcaaatcttgaaatttttcagaaattttcaaaaacccacttttagggaccagttcaggtctgaagtcactttgtgaggcttacataatagaaaccacccaaaaatgaccccattctagaaactacacccctcaaggtattcaaaacagattttacaaacgttgttaaccctttaggtgttccacaagagttaatggcaaatggtgataaaatttctgaatttagattttttggcgaattttccattttaatcaattttttccagtaacaaagcaagggttaacagccaaacaaaatgctatatttattgcctcgattctgtagtttgcaaaaacaccccatatgtggccgtaaactactgtactggcagacagtagggcgtagagggaaaggtgcgccgtatggtttttggaaggcagattttgctggactggtttatttacaccatgtcccatttg from the Bufo bufo chromosome 2, aBufBuf1.1, whole genome shotgun sequence genome contains:
- the LOC120990970 gene encoding proline-rich protein 36-like, producing the protein MVEERTPLWDHTDRRHADHHLTRLLWNEICAAIVPNWDDLRERQQGQCRDTIMVRWRSIRDRYKKAFNEELRRPSGSGGASRHVYRYSAALGFLRRTLEMRRTSSSTLAPEVPQEAVPEEQAAAGPSRPAPTACQEHHVPLLVPSGDVTMATMAPLFEALMRRQRSGRSRQANYEDLTRLMYESLAGITNRVASVEDHSRRLQEGAVLTTQMSPMHHYLVSLLPALERLSPDQQYEARRQMDSVLWQLAHRPTTIPPSYSYPPSFTYPPSHTYPTLQPHQAQHSHPPPPHNPPPSQTPELFSQSFSSPPSYYAPSSFTTPSTLARETPSPAQSSLHTPSVPLASTRTLLSTVAEEQQERVDPNQSLPSTPHHFLNL